From the genome of Bacteroidota bacterium:
TTTGGAGCTGTGGGTGACGGGCAGACTTTAAATACTGAGGCTTTTGCAAATGCTATTGATCATTGTGCTTCACTGGGGGGAGGTACTGTTATTGTACCCCCGGGATTGTGGCTTACAGGGCCTGTTTTATTCAGAAGTAATATCAATCTGCACCTTGAGAAAGGGGCCCTGGTACTGTTCAGCTGCAATCACCATGATTATCCGGTCATGAAAAATCCGGTAAATGGATCTTTTACTGTTAGGCCGCCAATTTCCGGCTATGAACTGGAAAATATTGCCATTACGGGTGAAGGAATTCTGGATGGTTCCGGAGATACCTGGCGGCCTGTCAAAAAATCAAAAACCACTGAAGAACAATGGAAAAAGTTACTGGCTTCGGGCGGCACAGTGGATAGTAATGATATCTGGTGGCCTACCCGGGAAGCAAGAGAGGGCGAACTATACATCAATGACTTAAAAAAGAAAAATAATAAAAACCTTGCTGAAAAAGATTTCGAGCCTGCCCGTGATTTTTTGCGTCCCTACATGCTGGTTTTTTATAAATGTAAAAAAGTTTTACTGGACGGGCCGACTTTTCAAAACTCTCCCAAATTCGTGCTTTATCCTACATTTTGCGAGGATATGGTTATACGCAATATCAAGGTGTTGAACGAATGGTGGGCTCAGAATGGGGATGGGATAGACATTAACGGAGGCAAAAATATACTCGTATACAATTGCATGGTCAATGCAGGAGATGATGGGATATGCATGAAATCAAGCAAAAGCAGAAATTATGATAGTGATCCTGTTTTACAAAATGTTGTCATCTCTGGCTGCACGGTATATCATGCTCATGGAGGGTTTGTCATTGGAAGCAATATTGATGGAGGAATTCGAAATATATCGGTTAAAAATTGTGATTTTATTTCCACTGATATCGGACTGCGGTTCAAAAGCAGCAGAGGTAAAGGCGGACTTGTTGAAAATATTTTTGTGAACAATATTTTCATGAAAGACATTGCTAATGAAGCGATATTGTTTGACACTTATTATGAAATAAAAAATCTGGCAGAACAGGAAAAAGTGGTTGAGGTTAATGAAACAACCCCCCGTTTCCGGAAATTTTATATCCGAAACATTTATTGCAATGGAGCCGAACAGGCTGTTAAAATTA
Proteins encoded in this window:
- a CDS encoding glycoside hydrolase family 28 protein yields the protein MEKISCYLNRIIMAFSFLLFPIVSSFAQNNELTGYLSDLPFGMPAMTVPVFPERSVNIMDFGAVGDGQTLNTEAFANAIDHCASLGGGTVIVPPGLWLTGPVLFRSNINLHLEKGALVLFSCNHHDYPVMKNPVNGSFTVRPPISGYELENIAITGEGILDGSGDTWRPVKKSKTTEEQWKKLLASGGTVDSNDIWWPTREAREGELYINDLKKKNNKNLAEKDFEPARDFLRPYMLVFYKCKKVLLDGPTFQNSPKFVLYPTFCEDMVIRNIKVLNEWWAQNGDGIDINGGKNILVYNCMVNAGDDGICMKSSKSRNYDSDPVLQNVVISGCTVYHAHGGFVIGSNIDGGIRNISVKNCDFISTDIGLRFKSSRGKGGLVENIFVNNIFMKDIANEAILFDTYYEIKNLAEQEKVVEVNETTPRFRKFYIRNIYCNGAEQAVKI